The following are from one region of the Sulfitobacter indolifex genome:
- the ggt gene encoding gamma-glutamyltransferase, producing the protein MRQLINGALCLTMSTAPALHAQEAAIFSGNDRVHPDYAENGMVSAQEAVAAQIGLDILEAGGNAIDAGVAVAFALAVTLPRAGNIGGGGFMIVHDAETGETKAIDYREMAPSSADRDMYLDDEGNADSELSRFTGLAVGVPGTVAGMQMALEKYGSMTLAEVLEPAIALARDGIAVTPGLADSLKGLEDRLKKWPTSESIFYKEGGGFYEPGETLVQADLANTLQKIADEGPDGFYKGETAAKIADAVQAAGGRITVEDMANYKPVLRDPVRGTYRGYEIVSMPPPSSGGAHIIQILNVLEDYPISFLGHNTADTIHLMAEAMKRAYADRSEYLGDSDFVDVPLSEITSKAYAEDIRGKISLNAATPSSSIKPGELAPYESDQTTHFSIVDKDGNAVSNTYTINFSYGSGMVADGTGILMNNEMDDFAAKPGVPNAYGLIGGDANAVEGGKRPLSSMSPTIVMKDGEVFMVTGSPGGSRIITTTLQVIMNVIDHGMNIAEASFAPRIHHQWLPDEIRIEEGVNLDTVGLLEQRGHNVSEKSVMGSTQSILVDRESGYLFGASDPRRVDAATLGH; encoded by the coding sequence ATGAGACAGCTTATCAACGGCGCACTATGCCTGACAATGTCGACAGCCCCTGCACTTCATGCCCAAGAAGCAGCGATTTTTTCCGGGAATGACCGCGTTCACCCCGACTATGCCGAAAACGGTATGGTGTCGGCGCAAGAGGCCGTGGCGGCACAAATTGGGCTTGATATACTCGAAGCGGGCGGCAACGCCATTGACGCAGGCGTGGCCGTGGCTTTCGCATTGGCTGTAACCTTGCCGCGCGCAGGCAATATTGGGGGCGGCGGGTTCATGATCGTCCATGACGCAGAAACGGGCGAGACAAAGGCCATAGACTATCGCGAAATGGCCCCCTCATCCGCCGACCGTGATATGTACCTCGACGATGAAGGCAACGCCGACAGCGAGCTTTCGCGCTTTACAGGGCTTGCGGTCGGGGTGCCGGGAACCGTTGCTGGCATGCAGATGGCGTTGGAAAAATACGGCAGCATGACGCTTGCCGAAGTGCTCGAACCGGCCATCGCCCTTGCGCGTGATGGCATCGCCGTCACGCCCGGCCTTGCTGACAGCCTCAAAGGGCTTGAAGACCGGCTGAAGAAATGGCCGACGTCTGAGAGCATCTTTTACAAAGAAGGCGGCGGTTTCTATGAGCCCGGCGAGACCCTTGTGCAGGCGGACCTTGCAAATACCTTGCAAAAGATCGCCGATGAAGGGCCTGACGGATTTTATAAAGGTGAGACCGCAGCAAAGATTGCTGACGCCGTACAGGCTGCTGGTGGGCGCATCACGGTTGAGGATATGGCAAACTACAAGCCGGTCCTACGTGACCCGGTGCGCGGCACTTACCGAGGCTATGAGATCGTTTCAATGCCACCGCCCAGCTCTGGCGGGGCGCATATCATCCAGATCCTGAACGTTCTAGAAGACTACCCGATCTCGTTCCTTGGTCACAACACGGCTGACACGATCCATCTCATGGCCGAAGCGATGAAACGGGCTTATGCGGATCGTTCAGAATATCTTGGCGATAGTGATTTCGTGGATGTACCGCTGAGCGAGATCACGTCTAAGGCCTACGCCGAGGATATTCGCGGAAAAATCAGCCTCAATGCAGCGACACCGTCGAGCAGCATTAAGCCGGGTGAGCTTGCCCCTTACGAGTCTGACCAAACCACGCATTTTTCGATCGTGGACAAGGATGGCAACGCCGTTTCCAACACCTATACGATCAACTTTTCCTATGGGTCTGGAATGGTCGCTGACGGCACCGGCATTCTTATGAACAATGAGATGGATGATTTCGCGGCTAAGCCCGGTGTGCCCAATGCCTATGGCCTAATCGGCGGCGATGCCAATGCGGTAGAGGGTGGTAAACGCCCGCTTTCTTCTATGTCGCCCACAATTGTGATGAAGGACGGAGAAGTCTTCATGGTCACCGGTTCACCCGGCGGCTCGCGCATTATCACCACCACGTTGCAGGTCATCATGAATGTCATCGACCACGGGATGAACATTGCCGAGGCTTCCTTCGCGCCGCGTATTCACCATCAATGGTTGCCCGACGAAATTCGGATTGAAGAGGGGGTCAATCTCGACACGGTGGGCCTGCTTGAGCAACGGGGCCATAACGTCAGTGAGAAGTCGGTGATGGGGTCAACGCAGTCGATCCTCGTGGACCGTGAAAGCGGCTATCTGTTTGGCGCGTCAGACCCACGGCGCGTCGACGCGGCGACCCTTGGGCACTGA
- a CDS encoding CcdB family protein — MAQFQVYRVSNGQLVLDLQTDLIDTGSRVVAPLIPISAGPKVIGRLEPVFEIEGDAHALHTAEMAAIPSPLLKGPPIADLSASDYEIRGALDMVVSGF, encoded by the coding sequence ATGGCGCAGTTTCAAGTCTATCGGGTATCCAACGGGCAGCTTGTGCTCGACCTCCAGACGGATCTGATCGACACCGGGTCCCGCGTCGTCGCACCTTTGATCCCGATTTCAGCCGGGCCAAAGGTTATCGGACGCTTGGAGCCAGTGTTCGAGATTGAGGGCGATGCCCATGCCCTGCACACTGCGGAGATGGCGGCGATCCCCTCCCCGCTGCTCAAAGGCCCCCCCATCGCAGATCTTTCCGCATCCGACTATGAAATCCGGGGCGCCCTCGACATGGTCGTCTCAGGGTTCTGA
- a CDS encoding type II toxin-antitoxin system CcdA family antitoxin → MQTTTEKQRTNITLTVENLTAARELGLNVSAISDAAVGEAVLAARAAAWAADNASAISERRAWIEAHGMPLADLQVLRLD, encoded by the coding sequence ATGCAGACCACAACTGAGAAGCAGCGTACAAACATCACCCTGACGGTGGAAAATCTCACCGCCGCGCGGGAGTTGGGCCTGAACGTGTCCGCGATCAGCGATGCTGCAGTCGGAGAAGCGGTGCTGGCGGCGCGGGCCGCGGCCTGGGCCGCGGACAACGCGTCGGCGATCTCAGAGCGCCGCGCTTGGATTGAAGCCCATGGGATGCCGCTGGCAGACCTGCAGGTGCTGCGACTCGACTGA
- a CDS encoding HGGxSTG domain-containing protein, with the protein MRQSPRCGAKTRKGTRCQAPALSGKTRCRMHGGATGSGAPRGNQNALKHGLYTKEALAQRKHVRDLLRKGKELIEKM; encoded by the coding sequence ATGCGCCAGAGCCCGAGATGCGGCGCCAAAACCCGCAAGGGGACCCGATGTCAGGCCCCTGCCCTCTCAGGCAAAACCCGCTGCCGAATGCATGGCGGCGCGACAGGCTCGGGCGCCCCGCGCGGCAATCAAAACGCGCTGAAACATGGCCTCTATACGAAAGAAGCGTTGGCGCAGCGAAAGCATGTTCGCGACCTGCTGCGGAAGGGCAAAGAGCTCATCGAGAAGATGTAG
- a CDS encoding VanZ family protein has translation MSSFRVAAFAAKRRRLVVIWLTISLMVSIAILTLIPINVPTNAPGSDKTHHLLAFAALTLPCAALYPKALFRVALAAAVFGAAIEVIQPYVGRQGEVADLVADVLGIAMGATLGLLLHCGCRTRTASRAISS, from the coding sequence ATGTCCAGTTTTCGAGTGGCTGCCTTTGCCGCAAAACGTCGACGATTAGTTGTAATCTGGCTGACGATTAGCTTGATGGTCAGCATCGCAATATTGACCCTCATTCCTATAAACGTCCCCACTAACGCCCCCGGGTCCGATAAAACCCATCACCTGCTAGCGTTTGCGGCCTTAACTCTGCCCTGCGCCGCCCTCTATCCGAAGGCGCTGTTTCGGGTGGCGCTCGCGGCGGCTGTTTTTGGGGCAGCAATCGAGGTCATCCAACCTTATGTTGGCCGCCAAGGTGAGGTCGCGGACCTTGTCGCCGATGTGCTGGGCATTGCCATGGGTGCAACGCTTGGCCTCCTCCTACACTGCGGATGTAGAACGCGTACAGCGTCTCGCGCTATAAGCTCCTGA
- a CDS encoding helix-turn-helix domain-containing protein, with protein sequence MITGAQIRSARHALKVSVEKLSKLSGVSVRTIKRMETDNGVPNSNAPNIAAVKAALEAAGIEFIGAPDDGPGIRIRAPKALR encoded by the coding sequence ATGATAACAGGCGCCCAGATCAGATCTGCTCGGCATGCTTTAAAAGTAAGCGTCGAAAAGCTTTCAAAATTGAGTGGTGTGAGTGTCCGTACCATTAAAAGAATGGAAACGGATAACGGCGTACCTAATAGTAACGCGCCGAACATCGCCGCAGTAAAGGCGGCTCTTGAAGCCGCCGGCATCGAATTCATTGGCGCGCCGGACGACGGCCCCGGCATCCGCATCCGCGCGCCTAAAGCGTTGAGATAA
- a CDS encoding tyrosine-type recombinase/integrase, whose protein sequence is MSYLDPSHLNHTVHDWRAEFKRLDGAYAASTMRAYHADIETYTQWCALSERTPFPGSVDTVCAFLLDQGRFAPSTVRRRVYAIRKVHQLLRLPDPTFDEDINLTFRRIRRGKTSRPRQAKGMTKDYLEKFLAIQPDNPWGLRNRAMLSLGYDLLTRRSELVAITVGEVEFRSDGTLRVLIRRGKADPAGYGRIAFTSRRTGKLVAEWLDWRGYEFEPLFCPIYQGHAQNRHLSDTTVKHLIKSAATNAGLNPCEVGDFSGHSMRVGAAQDLLKAGHDTAAIMRAGGWKSINVLTRYLENAECNVWL, encoded by the coding sequence ATGTCATATTTAGACCCCTCCCATCTTAACCACACAGTCCATGACTGGCGTGCCGAATTCAAGCGCCTTGATGGAGCCTATGCGGCGTCTACCATGCGGGCCTATCACGCCGACATCGAAACTTACACCCAGTGGTGCGCGCTGAGCGAGCGGACGCCATTTCCCGGAAGCGTCGATACCGTCTGCGCGTTTTTGCTAGATCAGGGCCGCTTCGCCCCTTCGACGGTACGCAGGCGGGTGTATGCCATCCGAAAGGTTCACCAGCTTCTACGACTGCCCGATCCAACCTTTGACGAAGACATCAACCTCACCTTCCGGCGCATTCGCCGCGGCAAAACTTCGCGGCCCCGACAGGCGAAAGGTATGACGAAAGACTATCTCGAAAAATTTCTTGCCATCCAACCTGATAACCCTTGGGGCTTGCGCAACAGAGCCATGCTCTCATTGGGCTATGACCTCCTGACGCGGCGGTCTGAGTTGGTTGCAATCACGGTAGGTGAGGTTGAATTTCGCTCGGATGGAACGCTCCGCGTCCTGATCCGACGCGGCAAGGCAGACCCTGCGGGCTACGGCCGCATTGCCTTCACGTCGAGGCGAACGGGGAAGCTTGTAGCCGAATGGCTCGACTGGCGTGGCTATGAGTTTGAGCCGCTCTTCTGCCCAATTTATCAGGGTCATGCTCAGAACCGGCATCTGAGCGACACGACCGTTAAACACTTGATCAAGTCAGCGGCAACGAATGCGGGGCTCAATCCGTGCGAGGTCGGTGATTTCAGCGGGCATTCGATGCGCGTCGGCGCCGCTCAAGACCTGCTGAAGGCAGGTCACGATACTGCTGCGATCATGCGCGCCGGCGGGTGGAAGTCGATTAATGTTCTCACGCGTTATTTGGAAAATGCTGAGTGCAATGTATGGCTTTAG
- a CDS encoding IS3 family transposase, translating to MYSYEERLRAVKLYIKLGKRVQATIRELGYPTKNALKGWHREYQRLQDLPIRSVPRTPKFSTAQKQVALEHYATHGRCISWTLRALGYPGRATLTAWVRETFPDTKTVSNATYGPGNHSDAVKQAAVVGLYSRQESALALAEKFGVSRPTLYAWKTQILGPEAPAMMKRKKSALHPELEELERQREALQRDIRELQIEHDLLKTASEMIKKELGGDLRSLSNREKTMLIVALKNRYKTPALLARLGLARSSYFYHRARMNLEDKYLPIRYAMKEAFESNHRCYGYRRLKAYMTRESISISEKVVRRLMKQEALIVPKPKRRRYSSYLGEISPAPENIINREFQAAAPNEKWLTDITEFHIRAGKVYLSPIIDCFDGLVISWTIGTRPDADLVNTMLDAAVETIADSEARPIVHSDGGGHYRWPGWLERIDAAKLVRSMSRKASSQDNAACEGFFGRLKTEFFYPRDWRAFTVAQFIDEVDAYIRWYNETRIKMSLGGKSPIEYRKSLGLMP from the coding sequence ATGTACAGCTACGAAGAACGACTGCGCGCGGTTAAGCTTTATATCAAGCTCGGCAAGCGCGTGCAGGCCACCATCCGTGAGTTGGGGTATCCAACGAAGAACGCCCTGAAAGGGTGGCATCGAGAATACCAACGTCTGCAGGACTTGCCGATACGATCGGTGCCGCGCACGCCTAAGTTTTCGACGGCACAGAAGCAGGTCGCGTTAGAGCATTATGCTACCCATGGCCGCTGCATCTCATGGACGCTGCGCGCTTTAGGCTATCCTGGCCGAGCCACCCTGACTGCTTGGGTGCGCGAGACCTTTCCTGACACGAAGACGGTCTCCAATGCGACATATGGTCCAGGAAATCACTCTGACGCCGTGAAGCAGGCTGCTGTGGTCGGGCTATATAGTCGTCAAGAAAGTGCCCTGGCCCTGGCCGAAAAGTTCGGAGTTAGTCGGCCGACGCTCTATGCTTGGAAAACTCAGATCCTTGGCCCGGAGGCTCCTGCCATGATGAAACGCAAGAAGAGCGCCCTTCACCCAGAGCTTGAAGAGTTGGAGCGTCAGCGTGAAGCCCTGCAGCGCGACATCCGCGAACTACAGATTGAGCATGATTTGCTCAAGACTGCGAGTGAAATGATAAAAAAGGAACTTGGCGGCGATCTGCGGAGCCTGAGCAATCGGGAAAAGACCATGCTTATCGTCGCCCTAAAAAACCGGTATAAGACACCAGCGCTGTTGGCTCGGCTCGGTCTCGCGCGCAGCTCTTACTTTTACCACCGCGCTCGCATGAATCTGGAAGATAAGTATCTTCCCATTCGATACGCCATGAAGGAAGCTTTCGAAAGCAACCATCGCTGCTACGGGTACCGTCGCCTCAAAGCATATATGACGCGGGAATCCATCTCGATCTCCGAAAAAGTGGTGCGGCGCCTGATGAAACAGGAAGCTCTGATCGTCCCAAAGCCGAAGCGGCGGCGGTACAGCTCATATCTGGGAGAGATTAGCCCTGCACCGGAGAATATCATCAACCGGGAATTCCAGGCGGCAGCGCCAAATGAGAAATGGCTAACCGATATCACTGAGTTCCACATCCGAGCAGGTAAAGTCTATCTTTCCCCGATCATTGATTGCTTCGACGGCCTCGTCATAAGTTGGACCATAGGGACCAGACCGGATGCCGACCTCGTAAATACCATGCTTGATGCAGCAGTAGAGACCATCGCTGACAGCGAAGCGCGGCCCATCGTCCACAGCGACGGCGGAGGCCACTATCGCTGGCCTGGCTGGCTGGAACGTATCGACGCAGCGAAGCTCGTTCGCTCGATGTCACGAAAGGCGAGCTCGCAAGACAATGCCGCATGTGAAGGCTTCTTCGGACGCCTGAAGACTGAGTTCTTCTATCCTCGCGATTGGCGAGCCTTCACCGTGGCCCAGTTTATCGACGAGGTTGACGCCTACATCCGTTGGTATAACGAAACGCGCATCAAGATGTCCCTTGGTGGCAAAAGCCCAATCGAGTACCGTAAAAGCCTCGGCCTTATGCCGTGA